Part of the Streptomyces sp. RFCAC02 genome is shown below.
CTGGCGCCCGCCTCCGCGAACAGCTCGGCCGTCGCGGCGCCCATCCCCATGGCGGCGCCGGTGACGATCGCGACCTTGCCCTCCAGAACCGGGAACGTCATCTCTCCGCACCTCTCCTCGCGATGTCCGCCGACGGTGCGGCGCCTCCCGGTCAGTCTGGAACGGGAGCGGACGCGGCGCGCGGCCGGTTGCTCCGAACGCGGTGCGGGGCCGGGAGGGTCAGGAGCGGTCGGCGGCCGGCCGGCGGGACACGGCAACAGGCCATGAGCGGGAGAACGGTGTCACAGGGCCAGGCTCCCGGTGGCCAGGAGTACGGCGTGGCGGAACGCCTCGGCACCGGCCTGTGCGCCCTCCGCCCCGGCCACACGCGCCCACTCCTCGGCCGCGACGCGCAGGGCGGCGTTCAGCATGACGGCCTTGACCCGCGGCGTCAGGGCGGCCGGGTCGTCGCCGGTGCGCGCGGCGATGATGCCGGTGAACACCGGTTCGGCGTCCCGGTGGACGCTCAGCCACACGGCGCGCAGCCCCGGCTCGTCCGGCAGCAGGCGCACCAGCGCGAGCAGCGCCTCGGCGTCCTCCGTCCGGTCGAGCGCGGACGGGTCCTGCCGCAGCCCCTCGCTCAGGGGCCGGTCGGCGGGCCAGCGCCGCAGCCGCGCGGCGGTGGCCTCCAGACCGGCGGACAGCAGCGGGCGTACGCACTCCTCCTTGGAGGGGAAGTAACGCCACAGGGTGCGCAGCGAGATGCCCGCCTCGCGGGCGATCTGCGCTCCGGAGGTCGCCGCGACGCCCCGCGCGTCGAACAGCCGCACGGCCGCGTGGGCGATCTCCAGCCGGGTGGCCGCCTTGCGCCGCTCGGTCAGCGGCGGCCGTCCGGTCGGCCGCGCCCCGCCGGGCGGCACGGCCTCCGGTGCTCCGGGCTGCTCCACTGCGCTCTCCCCCTCCGCCGCTGCCGTCTGTCACCCTAACGAGCCATCGGGCGGCGGCCCCGTCAGGCCGCTCTCCCGGTGTCCCGCCGAGGGGCGAGGTAGGCGGCGACCCGGTCGAGGGTCGCGTCCGTCTCGGGGAGGGTGGGCGCGATGTTGAGGTGGCCGTGGAAGACGCCCGCGGCGAAGTAGGTCTCGACGTCGACGCCGTGCCGCGCGGCCCGCTCGGCGGCGTCGGCGGCACCGACGCGCAGGTCGTCGTACTCGGCGAGGATGACCAGCATGGGCGGAAGGCCCGTGTAGTCGGCGTCGTCGAAGGCCGCGAGCGGCGCGTCGGCGCGGGGGCCGGTGTAGCGGTCCCACATGGTGTCCAGGGCTTCCTGCGGGAAACGCATGGCGGGCGGGACGGCGGCCATCAGCCGCTCGTGCTCCGCCGTCGTGCGGGCGCGGCGGTGCAGGGCGGGGTAGGCGAGCACCAGCCGGTCCGGCACCGCGCGGCCCCGGGCACGCAGTTCGTACGCCGCCGCCAGCGCGAGATTGCCGCCGGCCGAGGCGCCGCCCAGCGCGGTGCGCTCCGGGTCCGTGCCGAGAACGGCGGCGTGCTCGCGGGTCCACAGATACGCATCGGCCGCCTGGCGGTGCAGCGCCGGGTAGGTGACGGTCGTGCCGTTCGCGAGGTGGTAGTCGACGGAGACCACGACGACGCCGGCGCGGGCGCACACCTCGCGGCTGACGGTGTCCCCCTCCGTGTCGTCGAGGGAGCCCGCGGCGAAACCGCCGCCGTGCAGCCAGACGAGGGCGCCGTGGGGACCTGCCGCCGGCCCGGGCGGTGTGTAGACGCGGACGCGCAGGTTCCCGTCCCGGCCGATGTGTTCCTCGGCGGTCGGCACGGGCGGGGCCTGGTACGGACGCTCGTCGCGGTAGACGTCGGCCTTGGCGGCGCGCAGGACGGGATCCGCGTCCGTTTCGGCCCGGGTGGCCCCGGCGAGGGGGGCGAGTTTCTTCTCCAGGGACGGATCGAGGGACATGGGACCTCCGGCAGTGGGGACGACCGTGCGCTTGAATCGTTTTATCAGGACGCGGTCCGGCCCGGGGAGCCCCCGGCCGGTGTCCGTCAACGCCCTTGGCCGGTACGGTTGTTGCCAGACGCGCAGGGGGTGCGGAGGTGAAGGAACCGGGTCCGGACGATCCCGCCGAGATCGGCCCTTACCGGCTGGTGGCACGGCTCGCCACGGGCAGCACGGGACGCGTCTGCCTCGGACGCTCCCCGGACGGCGAACACGTCGCCGTCCGGCTCGTGCACGAGTCCCGGGCGGACGATGCCGCGTTCCGGCGGCGCTTCGCGCGCGAGGTCGCGGTGGCGCAGCGGGTGCGCAGCCCGTGGACGGTGCCGGTCCTCGGGGGCGACACGGGCGCGCGCGTGCCGTGGGTGGCGACCGGGTACGTCCCCGGGCCGACGCTGCGTGACGCCGTGGCGGAACGTTTCGGCCCGCTGCCGGAGGCGTCCGCGTGGGCGCTGTGCCTCGGCCTGGCGCGGGCACTGGCGGAGATCCACGGCCACGACCTCGTGCACGGTGGCCTGAAGCCGTCCGGCATCCTGCTCACCCCGGAGGGTCCGAAGGTCACCGGCTTCGGCATCGCACGCGGCGCGGCGGTGACGCCGTCCGGCTCCCCCCGGTGGCTGGCCCCCGAACAGATCGTCGGCGAGCGGGCCGGAGCGCCGGCCGACGTGTTCGCGCTGGGCGCGGTGGTGGCGTACGCGGTCACCGGCACCGGGCTGCCGGCGGCGGATGCGTCCGCGCCCTGGCAGTCCCCGGACGGGGGAACGGGAGCCGGGCCGGTGGACGGCCCGCTGCGCGGGGAGCTGCGCGACCTCGTGACGCGGTGCACGGCGAAGGACCCGGCGCGCCGCCCGTCACCGGCCGAGATAGCCGAGGAGGCCGCGCGGCACGGCGCGGCGGCGCTCGCCGGCGGGGCCTGGCTGCCCCCCGCCCTGTCGGCCGGACTCGGGCGGGATGCGGCGGCTCCCCCGGTCCCGGACGTGCCCGGCGACCCGCCGACGCACCCGGCCGGGGCATCGCGTGGGCAGCGCCGGTCGGTGCGCGGCGCTGCGGCGGTCGGCGCGTTGCTGCTGGCGGCCCTGGCCACATGGGCGCTCCTGCCGGGTGGTGGGGACAGCGCCTCCGAAGCGGCCGGTGACGCTCCGGGGAAGTCGGAGGCCGACGCGCCGGACTCGGACGACGCGCCGTGGCCGGGCCCGGCGGCCGAGACCGGTCTGACCCCCGAGACCGGCTTGACGGACGTGCGGGGCGACGCGGACGGTGCCGGCGGGACGGGCGCCACGGAGCCGGACGGCGCGACGGAAACCGCGCCGCCGGCCGGTTCCGGCGCGCCGCTGAGCGAGCTGCTGCCCCCGGAGGTGCGCGAGGCGGGGACCGTCACGGTGTACGCGCCGGTCGACGCCGGGCCGTTCGGCCACCTCGACGGGTCGGGCGGGTTCGCCGGCCTCGAACCGGAGCTGCTGGCCGCCATGGGGGAGCGCCTCGGCGTCACCTTCGCGCTGGAGGCCGCCGACGATCGGGAGACGGCCCTGGAGCGGCTCGCGGGGGGCGAGGGACCGCGCATGGCGATCGGGGGGTTCTCCGACACGCCCGACAACCGCTCCGAGTCCGGGACCACCGTGGTGGACAGCTTCCAGGACGGCTATGTGCTGGTGATGCGCGACGGCGAGGTCGCCCGCGACCTGGGCGGTCTGTGCGGCGGCACGGTCGCCGGCTGGGAGGGCGACTACTACCGGGGACTGGTGGCGGCCGAGAGCACGGCCTGCGGGGATCCCGTCCGGTACTGGGGGATCGACGACCTGCCCGCCATGCTGGACGCGGTGCGCGACGGTGAGGCGGACGCGGCGTTCGTGCTGTACACGGAGATCGTCGGCCATTTCGCCGAGCACGAGGGGTCGGACGGCGGCCTGGCCCTGTCGGAGCGCCTGATGCTCATCGGCGACTACGGCATGGCGGTGCACCGCGGCGACGGGGAGCTGGCGCAGGCCCTGCGCGCCGCGCTCCAGTCGCTGATCGACGACGGGACGTACGCGCGGGCCATGGAGCGCTGGGGCATCCCGGACGCCGCGGTGGACACCGCGCGGGTGAACGGCGAGCCGTGACGGCCGCGGGCCGGTCGCCGGGTCAGACGGCGGACCAGCCGTTGTCGACGGGCAGGACGACGCCGTTGACGTTGCTCGCGGCGTCGGAGGCGAGGAAGAGGATCGCGGCGGCCTGCTCCTCCGGCCCCGAGACCCGGCCGGTGTTGGCCCGGTAGGCGCCGATGACGGCGGGGCCGGCGGCGGTGGCGTCGGTGTCGACGGCGATGCCGGTGGCGGTGCCGCCGGGGGCGATGGCGTTGGCCCTGATGCCCCGGTCCCGGTACATGACCGCGAGGGACTTCGTGAGGCCGACGACGCCGTGCTTGGAGGCGGTGTACGCGGCGCCGGCGGCGCTGCCGCGCAGACCGGCCTCGGACGCCGTGTTGACGATCGCGGCCCTGCCCGAGGCGAGGAGGTGCGGGAGCGCGGCGCGGGTGAGGAGGAAGGGCGCCGTGAGGTTCACGCGCAGGACACGGTCCCACTCCGCGTCGGAGACCTCGCCGAGGGCCGACATGCGGTCCATGACGCCGGCGTTGTTCACGAGGACGTCGATGCCGCCGAACGTCTCGACGGCGGTGGCGACGACCCGGTCCACGACCCGCTGGTCGCCGAGGTCGCCGACGACGGCCACGGCCGTGCCGCCTGCTGCGGTGACCTGCCGCACGGTGGCATCGGCGCCCTCGCGGGAGAGGTCGGCGACGAGGACCTTGGCCCTCTCGCGGGCGAAGGCGAGGGCCGCGGCCCGACCGATGCCGGAGCCGGCCCCGGTGACGATGACGCCCCTGCCGTCGAGCCCGGTGTGGCTGCCCATGGTCGTTCTCCTCGCGTGCGGTGGTACGGGCGGCGGTGGCGCCGCGCCGCCGACCCTACGACTTCATGGCACACAGTGCCAAAAAGTCGCCGCGCGCCCCGCCCGTGAGGACCGGGCCGGGCGCACCCGTCCACGGACCCCGGGAATGGGCAGCGCCGGCCCGGGCGGGATCCGGGCCGGCGCAGACGGTGCGGTGGAGGTGATCACGGCTGCTCGAAGGTCCACACGGCCCGGGCGCCGGGACCGACGGACAGCGTGGAGTTGCCGATCCGCTCCTCGGTCATGACGTCCTGGGACTCGTTCAGCGCCATCTTGATCCACTGCAGGCCGTACTCACCCGCCGGGACCACGTCGAACTGGACCTCGGTGACGCCGTCCGACACGTGGACGTCGCCGTCGTCGAAATACTCGATGTCGAGGCCGGCGGCCTCGAACAGCGGCAGGTTGTCGCTGAGGTCGCGCTCGCTCACGCCGAAGCGCAGGCCGGTGATCTCGCGCATCAGGTGGTCCTGGTAGTCGTCGGTCTGGTACCGCTCCCGGCTGATGTCACCGGGGTAGGCCGCCGGGTCCGTGTTGCTGCGCGGGTCCTCGAAGTACTCCGGCAGGTACTCCATCGCCCAGGCCCCGAAGGTGTCCCACTCGGTGACGGGCATGTTGAACCCGTCGAACCACCCCACCGGGACGCCGTCGCCGAAGTCGCGCGTCTGGCGGAACTCGAGGGGGTCGACGCCCGCCTCGGTCAGCCGCTCGGTCGCCGTCTGGAGGCCGCCGGTGTACTCGGCCGACAGCGCCAGCGAGGACGAGCCGTAGTTGGCGTCCTGGCCGGGCAGTTCACCTTCGGCGAAGAACTCGAAGTAGGTCTCGCTGCCGTAGATGTAGCTGCCGCTCCAGGTCAGCTCCGCACCGGTGGTCGTGCGGATCTCGAAGTTGGCGAAGTCCCGCAGGTACTCCGAGTTGTCGATGGCCTCGGCGGTCTCGGCGTCGATGACCGCGTAGGAGTGGTTGTAGTACAGCGTCGGCTCATCGGCTGTCTGCTGGGCCTGCTCGGCCGTCACCGGCTGCGCGCCGGCCTGGCCCGCTCCCGTGAGGGCGACGGTGACGCCCAGCGCAGCGACGGTCGCAACTCCGAAAAACCGTTTCTTCAGCATGAGGGCTCCCTACTGGGCTCGTACATGGGTGCGGGGGGTGGGACGCCGAAAGCTCGGGCAAGGCCCGGGGCGCGCGTCCGGCGGGACGGTGCCGGCGGTTTCCTGTACGTGCGGTGCCGCGCCCGCTCCCGTCGTCCGGTCCGGTGCGTTTTTTCGCAGGTGCAATGCGGGCGGTCCACGGCACAACCGCCCCACCGGCACCAGGAACCCCAGTGGCCGGCACCAGCAAGAATCCCGATGCCGAATCGGCCGGTCAAGGGTGCGATCGGTGCCTACTTCGGCAACACCGCGCGCACCCCGGAGCTGACGCGGCACTCAACTCACAAACATCGGACGGGTGTTGCAGGCGTCACACAAGCCATGTCAAAAACTTAGGTAAGGCTAAGCTAACCTCTCGTTGTCCGCCTCGCTCACGAGGTGTCCCCTGCAAGGAGTGGTCACACCCATGTCCTCATTCACCCGCCGCACCGGTACCGTCGCCGTCACCCTGGCCGCCGGCAGCGCGCTCGTGCTGACCGGCACCGCCGCCGCTTCCCCGACGGCGGCCGGTACGGCCTCCCCGGCGCCGGCCGTCGCGTCCGCGCCGCTCGTGGAGGGCCTGTACCAGTCGGCCTATTCGGAGCGGAACGACGCGCTGTGGGTCACCTCCGCCGTCGGACGCCCGCCCGTCACCCAGTCGGCCCTGCTCCGGGTCGACCCCCGGACCCTGGAGATCGAGCAGACCATCGTGCCGCCGGTCACCGACGGGGCCACCGGCGCGGTCGAGGCCGTCTACGGCATCGACGTGGACGACGAGCACAACACCGTGTGGACCACGAACACCCGCGACAACAGCGTCTCCGTCTACAGCCAGCGCACCGGCGAGCACCTGGCGACCCTCCCCGGCGTCGACCACGCGCGGGAGATCGTGGTGGACGAACGTCACAACACCGTGTGGGCCAGCGCGTTCGGATCCGGCACCCTGGTCGCGTTCGACAGCCGGACCTTCGAGGAGAAGGACCGCGTCACGGTCGAGGGGGCGGGCCCGACCGGCCTGGCCGTCGACGAACGCAGCGGCACCGTCTACGCCGCGGACCTCTCGGGCGACCGCATCATCGAGGTCGGCCCCGACGACGAGGCGCCCCGCTTCATCCCCACCGGTGACGGCCCGATCTCCATCGACCTGTCGGAGAACGGCCGTACCGCCTACACCGCCGACCAGACCGGCGGCACGCTGTCGGTCGTGGACCTGCGCTCGGGCACCGTCGAGCGGACCGTGCCGACCGGCGAGGGCGCCCTGTCGGTCGAGGTCGAGCCGCGGACGGACCGGGTCGTCGTCGTCAACCGCACGGCCGCCACGGTCTCGGTCGTCGACGCGCGCCGCGGCCGGGTCGTCGACACCATCGCGACCGGCGCCAACCCCAACCACGTCGAGACCGTCCGCGGGACCGCCTTCGTGGTGGACAAGTCGGGCGCCGGCGCGGCACCGGACCAGCTCTACCGCATCCGCGTGGGCCGCTGACCCACGCACCGACCGGACGCCCGGCCGACGCGCTCCCTCGCGTCCGGCCGGGCGTCCGGCCCGTCAGGCGGGACCGCCCGGCGTCACGAGACCCGCCTCGTACGCCGTGAGCACGAAGTGGACGCGGTCGCGGGCGCCGAGTGCGGACCCGATGTTCGCCAGATGGGTCTCCGCGGTGCCGGGTGTGATGTGGAGACGCGCGGCGATCCCGTCCACGCCGGGCAGTTTCCCGACTACGCGTGGCAGCAGTGCCTTTCCCTGCCGCACCCGCGCGGCATCGCGGCGCTGCCGTCGGTCGCGGAAGCGTGGCTGGCGTTCGCCCTGTGGCCGGGTGTGGCGGTGGCGGTGGCCGTCACCGTCCTACGGCGGCGCGACATGTGACGGGGGCCGGGTCGGGCGGGAGGTGCGCCCGGCGTACGCGGGGGGTCGCACGGGCACCCGTCTACGGACCGTGTGTGCCACGTCACCCATCGGAGCGGTACGCTGCGGTTCCTGTTCCGGTGTGCGTCCCGAGAGATGTGGCATGGCCGAGATCGACACGATGGTGAAGGTGCTCCACACCCTGGAGTCCGCGGCTGAGATCTTCACCGAGGAGGAGCAGCGCCTGCGGCGGCTCCACGGCGAGCCGCACGACGGCGAGGCCACGGCGGGGAGCCCGCAGCAGACGCTGATCGGCATCCGCTCGATGGTGTCGAGCACGCGGCACGCGGCCAAGGCGGTCGCCACGGCCATCGGGTACACGCTCGCCGGCTCGGAGGAGCGGACCCGCGCCGTCGCCGTGGCGCGGACGAAGCCGATCTGCGTGCCCAGCGGTCTCGACCGGATGGGCCGCCCGATCGGCCCGCGGACGGTGCAGGCGCTGCGGATCATGCAGACGGTCTCGGAGTGGTTCGAGGACAACGACCTCGGGACCGAGATCGAGGTCTGCCTGGCCGCGCCGGACGCCACGTACCCGCCCAGCAGTTGGACGTCGCGCCCGGGGAAGCGCACCCTCCCGCCGCCGTCGTCCTGACCGTGCCGGGGCGGCGCGGCCAGGATGTCCGGGCGCTTCAGTCCGCCGCGGGCCGCCGCAGCACGGTGACGCCGCGCGGCGCGAGGACGGCGGCGCCCTCCGTGCCGCCGGCCAGGGCCCGGCCCGTGACGCCGTCGAGCGGCACAGGGGTGTCGCCGCGGTTCACGAGGAACCAGTAGTCGGCGTCCTCGCCCGCGCGGATCGTGAGTTCGGCCCGGCCGCGCACCTCTTCGGGCAGCTCGCTCGTGACGCCGGCGCGGGCGAGCAGGCCGGCCAGGACACCGGTCAGCCCGCCGGGGCCGAGGCGGGTCGAGACGTACGCGGCCGAGCCGCGGCCGGCCGGGCGGCGGGTGAGGGCCGGGCGGCCCTCGGCGTGGCCGGTGGTGTACCGGGCCAGGACCTCGACGGCCGGGTCGGTGACGGTGATGAGGTCGGTCCACAGGGTGCCCGTGCCGCCGTCGTCGAGCGGCGCCGTCTCGTCGTCCAGCAGCGGTGCGAACTCCTCGATGCGGATGCCGAGCAGCTCGCGCAGCGGACCGGGGTAACCCCCGAGCCAGGCGTGGTCGTTCTCGTCGACGATGCCGGAGAAGTACGTCGTCACGAGGTGGCCGCCGTTCTCGGTCCAGCGGACGAGGTCCTGGGCCAGGGCCGCGGGCAGGACGTGCAGGACGGGCGCGACCAGCAGGTCGTAGCCGTCGACGGGCGTCCCGGTGGGCACCACGTCGGCGCGTACCCCGAGGGCGAGGAACGCGGAGTACCAGTCGAGCGCCTCCTGCCGGTAGCGCAGGCGCGATGTGGGGTGCGAGTCCAGCTCACTGGCCCACCAGGACTCCCAGTCGAAGAGGATCGCGGCGCGCGCGGGGCGGCGGCGGGTGCCGGTGACGGGGGCCAGGTCGCGGAGGGTGGCGCCGAGGCGCGTCACGGCGCGGAAGACATCGCTGTCGGGGCCGGCGTGCGGGACCATCGCCGAGTGGTACTTCTCGGCGCCCGCGGCGGACTGGCGCCACTGGAAGAAGCAGACCGCGTCGGCGCCGTGCGCGACGTGGAGCAGGGAGTCGCGGGCGAGTTCACCGGGGCGCTTCGCCCGGTTCACGGGCTGCCAGTTGACGGCCGACGTGGAGTGCTCCATGAGGAACCAGGGACGGCCGCCCGCGATGTTGCCGACGAGGTTGGCGGAGAACGACAGCTCGTCGAGGGACTGCGGGCCGGGGTGCGTGTAGTGGTCGTTGGAGACGAAGTCGACCTCGGCCGCCCAGTCGGCGTAGTGCATGCCCTTCGTCTCGCCCACGACCATGAAGTTGGTGGTCACCGGGATGTCCGGGGTCAGGCGGCGCAGGACGGCGCGCTCGGCGCGCAGATGGTCCTTCAGCGCGTCGGAGGAGAAGCGCTTGAAGTCGAGCTGCTGGGTGGGGTTGGGGTGGGAGGCGGCAAGGCGCGGCGGGAGGATCTGGTCGAAGTCGTTGTAGCGCTGGGACCAGAACGCCGTCCCCCACGCGTCGTTGAGGGCGTCGATCGTGGTGTAGCGGTGGCGCAGCCACGTGCGGAAGGCGCGGGCCGCGTCGTCGGAGTAGTCGTAGATGTTGTGGCAGCCCAGTTCGTTGCTGATGTGCCAGGCGACCAGGGCCGGGTGGTCCGCGTAGCGCTCGGCCAGGGCCGTGACGAGGCGCAGGGCGTGCTCGCGGAAGACGGGGGAGGTCGGACGCCAATGCTGGCGTGCGCCGGGCGACACGATCTCGCCGGTGGCCGTGACGGGCAGGATCTCGGGGTGCGCGGTGGTCAGCCAGGGCGGTGGCGATGCGGTGGCCGTGGCGAGGTCCACGCCGATGCCGCCCGCGTGGAGGAGGTCCATGACCTCGTCCAGCCAGCCGAAGTCCCAGGTGTCCGGGCCGGGCTGGATGCGTGCCCAGGAGAAGATGGCGAGGGAGACGACGTTGACGCCCGCCTCGCGCATCAGGCGGACGTCCTCCCGCCAGGTCTCGCGGGGCCACTGGTCCGGGTTGTAGTCGGCGCCGTAGCCGAGGCCGGGGGCGGCACCGTCCGCGGCGGGCAGACGCGGCCAGCGGTGCGGGATCGTACGGGGCATCGGGCGTCACTCCTCGGGTGCGGGCGCGGGGCGCGGCGTCATGTTTGCGTAAACATGACGCGCAGCGGCGATGTTTACACTGCTGCCTGACAGGGGTCAAGAGCCGGAGAGGCGGTCACCAGTGGCGCAGACGGGGCGGCCGGACGGGACCGCGGAGGCGGAGCGGCGCACGCGGCGGGTCTCCATGGCGGACGTGGCGCGGCTCGCCGGGGTGTCGGCCCAGACCGTCTCCCGGGTGTCCAACGGCCACCCGGGCGTCGTCGAGGCCACCAGGCGCCAGGTGCTCGACGCCATGCAGGAACTCGGCTACCGCCCCAACAGCGCGGCCCGGGCACTGAAGCGCGGCGAGTTCCGCACGATCGGCGTCATCCTGTCCTCCCTCTCGACGACCGGCAGCGTCCGCACGCTGGAGGCCGTCGCCGCGTCCGCCGCGCAGGAGGGGTACGCCGTCACGCTGCTGCCGCTCGCCGCGCCGACGCGGGACGAGGTGCGGGGGGCGTTCACGCGTCTCGGCGAGCTGGCGGTGGACGGGTTCGTCGTGATCATGGAGGTCCATCTGCTGGACACGGCGACGGTGCCGATCCCGCCGGGCGCCCAGGTCGTCGTCGCCGACTCGGAGGCGGGCGGGCGCTACGCCGCCGTGGACACCGACCAGGCGGGCGGAGCGCGGGACGCGGTGCGCCACCTGCTGGCGCTGGGGCACGGCACGGTGTGGCATCTCGCGGGTCCCGCGGACTCGTTCGCCGCGCAGCGGCGCGCCACGGCGTGGCGGGACGCCCTCGCGGAGGCGGGCCGCCGGGTGCCGCCGCCGCTGCGGGGCGACTGGACCGCGGAGTCGGGGTACCGGGCGGGTCTGCGGCTCGCGGAGGAGCCGGGGTGCACCGCGGTGTTCGCGGCGAACGACCAGATGGCCCTCGGGCTGCTGCGCGCGCTGCACGAGCGGGGGCGGTCCGTGCCGGGGGACGTGAGCGTGGTGGGGTTCGACGACATCCCCGAGGCGGCGTCGTTCCTGCCGCCGCTGACGACCATCCGCCAGGACTTCGCCCGGGTCGGGCAGTTGCTCGTGCGGGGAGTCCTCGACCGGCTGCGCTCGGGGACCTCGGAGGCCGGGGCGACGCTGGTGCCGACGCGGCTGGTCGTGCGCGCGAGCACGGCCCCCCCGGGCGGCCCGCGTGCCGGAGGCCGTCAAGGCGGGCGGTGAGACGCCGAGTTGCCTGCAGGGGGGTCGAGTCGCGGGCGGTCGGGTTGGTAGCGTTCGAGCCCCCGGGAGGAGGAGGCACGGGCGTGACCGTGACCGCGAAGGATGTCGAGACGACCAGTGTTGTCTACGGGCAGAGCGACAGGCTGATGGATGTCCACCGGCCCGCGGACCCGCCGGGGGATCTCCCCGCGGTGCTGCTGTGGCACGGGAGCGGCGCCGACGAGCGTGAGGTCCTGCGGCCGCTGGCGCGGGCGGTGGCGGCGGCCGGCGCGGTCGTCCTCGTGCCCGACTGGCGTTCGGACACCCCCGACGCGGGGCGCGCGCATCTGCGGGACTCCGTGGCGTTCGCCGTCGAACGGGCCGGCTCGCTCGGCGCCGACGCGGAGCGGATCACGCTCGGCGGCTGGTCGCGGGGCGGCAAGGCGGCCCTCGGCACCGCCTTCCGGGCCGACGGGGTCGACGGGTGGCGGCCGCGGGCCGTCGTCGCCATCGCCGGGGCCGGCCGTACGCTTGCGCCGTACGGGGAGCTGCCGCGCGCGGGCGGCCCGGCGTCCCCCCTGCCCGTGGTGCTGGTCCACGGCACGGCCGACACTCTGGTGCGGATAGAGCGCTCGCGCGCGCTGCACACGCTGCTCACCGGGCAGGGCTGGCCGGTGACCCTGGAGGAGATCGACGCGGACCACGCGGGTGTCGTGATGGCTGTGCACGACGGGGGAAGCGGGCGGTGCGTGCCGAGCACGGACGAGGCTGTGGCGCGTGCGGGGGCACGGACGGCCGGCGTACTGGCCCGGGCCGCCGGCGCCGTGACCGGCTGAGGCGGCGCGGCCAGCGGGAACGTATCGGTCCGGCCGCGAATGTCATGGGTGTGTGACTGATCAGTTGTTCACATCGAAGTGTCAACTACGGTGCCGGTACGCTCACTTCATTCATCAAGGGGACACACCATGCACAGGTCCGCACGTCTCCCGCTGCCCGTCGCCGCAGCGGCATCGACCCTGCTGCTGATCACGGGGTGCGCGAACGAGGACGCGCCCTTCGGGATCGAGGCCGGCGACATCTACGAGGCGCCCGACGACTCCGACGTGGAGGATCTCCCCGAGTTCGACGAGGACGACCTCGGCGGGGACACCGGAGGCGACCTCGGCGGGGAGACCGACGGATCCTCGGCGGAGGGCGACTGGTACCTGGACC
Proteins encoded:
- a CDS encoding TetR/AcrR family transcriptional regulator, which codes for MEQPGAPEAVPPGGARPTGRPPLTERRKAATRLEIAHAAVRLFDARGVAATSGAQIAREAGISLRTLWRYFPSKEECVRPLLSAGLEATAARLRRWPADRPLSEGLRQDPSALDRTEDAEALLALVRLLPDEPGLRAVWLSVHRDAEPVFTGIIAARTGDDPAALTPRVKAVMLNAALRVAAEEWARVAGAEGAQAGAEAFRHAVLLATGSLAL
- a CDS encoding alpha/beta hydrolase fold domain-containing protein, giving the protein MSLDPSLEKKLAPLAGATRAETDADPVLRAAKADVYRDERPYQAPPVPTAEEHIGRDGNLRVRVYTPPGPAAGPHGALVWLHGGGFAAGSLDDTEGDTVSREVCARAGVVVVSVDYHLANGTTVTYPALHRQAADAYLWTREHAAVLGTDPERTALGGASAGGNLALAAAYELRARGRAVPDRLVLAYPALHRRARTTAEHERLMAAVPPAMRFPQEALDTMWDRYTGPRADAPLAAFDDADYTGLPPMLVILAEYDDLRVGAADAAERAARHGVDVETYFAAGVFHGHLNIAPTLPETDATLDRVAAYLAPRRDTGRAA
- a CDS encoding serine/threonine-protein kinase — translated: MKEPGPDDPAEIGPYRLVARLATGSTGRVCLGRSPDGEHVAVRLVHESRADDAAFRRRFAREVAVAQRVRSPWTVPVLGGDTGARVPWVATGYVPGPTLRDAVAERFGPLPEASAWALCLGLARALAEIHGHDLVHGGLKPSGILLTPEGPKVTGFGIARGAAVTPSGSPRWLAPEQIVGERAGAPADVFALGAVVAYAVTGTGLPAADASAPWQSPDGGTGAGPVDGPLRGELRDLVTRCTAKDPARRPSPAEIAEEAARHGAAALAGGAWLPPALSAGLGRDAAAPPVPDVPGDPPTHPAGASRGQRRSVRGAAAVGALLLAALATWALLPGGGDSASEAAGDAPGKSEADAPDSDDAPWPGPAAETGLTPETGLTDVRGDADGAGGTGATEPDGATETAPPAGSGAPLSELLPPEVREAGTVTVYAPVDAGPFGHLDGSGGFAGLEPELLAAMGERLGVTFALEAADDRETALERLAGGEGPRMAIGGFSDTPDNRSESGTTVVDSFQDGYVLVMRDGEVARDLGGLCGGTVAGWEGDYYRGLVAAESTACGDPVRYWGIDDLPAMLDAVRDGEADAAFVLYTEIVGHFAEHEGSDGGLALSERLMLIGDYGMAVHRGDGELAQALRAALQSLIDDGTYARAMERWGIPDAAVDTARVNGEP
- a CDS encoding SDR family NAD(P)-dependent oxidoreductase, with protein sequence MGSHTGLDGRGVIVTGAGSGIGRAAALAFARERAKVLVADLSREGADATVRQVTAAGGTAVAVVGDLGDQRVVDRVVATAVETFGGIDVLVNNAGVMDRMSALGEVSDAEWDRVLRVNLTAPFLLTRAALPHLLASGRAAIVNTASEAGLRGSAAGAAYTASKHGVVGLTKSLAVMYRDRGIRANAIAPGGTATGIAVDTDATAAGPAVIGAYRANTGRVSGPEEQAAAILFLASDAASNVNGVVLPVDNGWSAV
- a CDS encoding DUF5829 family protein, with the protein product MLKKRFFGVATVAALGVTVALTGAGQAGAQPVTAEQAQQTADEPTLYYNHSYAVIDAETAEAIDNSEYLRDFANFEIRTTTGAELTWSGSYIYGSETYFEFFAEGELPGQDANYGSSSLALSAEYTGGLQTATERLTEAGVDPLEFRQTRDFGDGVPVGWFDGFNMPVTEWDTFGAWAMEYLPEYFEDPRSNTDPAAYPGDISRERYQTDDYQDHLMREITGLRFGVSERDLSDNLPLFEAAGLDIEYFDDGDVHVSDGVTEVQFDVVPAGEYGLQWIKMALNESQDVMTEERIGNSTLSVGPGARAVWTFEQP
- a CDS encoding YncE family protein gives rise to the protein MSSFTRRTGTVAVTLAAGSALVLTGTAAASPTAAGTASPAPAVASAPLVEGLYQSAYSERNDALWVTSAVGRPPVTQSALLRVDPRTLEIEQTIVPPVTDGATGAVEAVYGIDVDDEHNTVWTTNTRDNSVSVYSQRTGEHLATLPGVDHAREIVVDERHNTVWASAFGSGTLVAFDSRTFEEKDRVTVEGAGPTGLAVDERSGTVYAADLSGDRIIEVGPDDEAPRFIPTGDGPISIDLSENGRTAYTADQTGGTLSVVDLRSGTVERTVPTGEGALSVEVEPRTDRVVVVNRTAATVSVVDARRGRVVDTIATGANPNHVETVRGTAFVVDKSGAGAAPDQLYRIRVGR